The following coding sequences are from one Cervus canadensis isolate Bull #8, Minnesota chromosome 4, ASM1932006v1, whole genome shotgun sequence window:
- the LOC122440872 gene encoding olfactory receptor 2W3 — protein MDGTNESTQGNFILLGFSDRPHLERILFVVILIAYLLTLVGNTTIILVSRLDPHLHTPMYFFLTHLSFLDLSFTTSSIPQLLYNLSGRDKTISYTGCAIQLFLFLGLGGVECLLLAVMAYDRFVAVCKPLHYMVIMNPQLCLGLVSLAWGCGVANSLAMSPVTLRLPRCGRHGVDHFLCEMPALIRMACVNTAAVEGTVFVLAVGIVLSPLVFILVSYGYIVRAVLYIQSASGRQKAFNTCGSHLTVVSLFYGNIIYMYMQPGKSSSQDQGKFLTLFYNIVTPLLNPLIYTLRNKEVKGAMRRLLLHDRDKKGVRVKSPDRHL, from the coding sequence ATGGATGGAACCAATGAAAGCACCCAGGGAAATTTCATCCTTTTGGGGTTTTCTGATCGGCCCCATCTGGAGAGAATCCTCTTTGTGGTTATCTTGATCGCATATCTCCTGACCCTTGTGGGCAACACTACCATCATCCTGGTGTCTCGGCTGGACCCTCACCTCCACactcccatgtacttcttcctcaccCATCTCTCTTTCCTGGACCTTAGTTTCACCACCAGCTCCATCCCTCAGCTTCTGTATAACCTGAGTGGACGTGACAAGACCATCAGCTACACAGGCTGTGCCATCCAGCTCTTCCTATTCCTGGGTCTGGGTGGTGTGGAATGTCTACTCCTGGCAGTCATGGCGTATGACCGGTTTGTTGCAGTCTGCAAGCCCCTGCATTACATGGTGATCATGAATCCACAGTTATGCTTGGGCTTAGTATCCCTTGCTTGGGGCTGTGGGGTGGCCAACTCCTTGGCCATGTCCCCAGTCACCCTACGCCTACCCCGCTGTGGGCGTCACGGTGTGGACCACTTCCTGTGTGAGATGCCTGCCCTGATACGAATGGCCTGTGTGAATACAGCTGCCGTTGAGGGCACTGTCTTTGTACTGGCAGTGGGCATTGTACTCTCACCCCTTGTGTTTATCCTGGTCTCCTATGGTTACATCGTGAGGGCTGTGTTATACATTCAGTCAGCGTCAGGCAGGCAAAAGGCCTTCAACACTTGTGGCTCCCATCTCACAGTGGTCTCACTTTTCTACGGAAACATCATTTACATGTACATGCAACCTGGAAAAAGCTCCTCCCAGGATCAAGGCAAGTTCCTCACCCTCTTCTACAACATTGTCACCCCACTCCTGAATCCCCTGATCTACACCCTCAGAAACAAAGAGGTGAAGGGGGCAATGAGGAGGTTGTTGCTGCATGACAGAGATAAGAAAGGAGTAAGAGTGAAAAGCCCAGACAGGCACCTCTAG